The following are from one region of the Chitinophagales bacterium genome:
- a CDS encoding transposase: protein MYRRKPKDDDMIIEQLTKLIEQHPAIGFWMCYHRLRRMGFPWNHKRVYRVYTAMQLNIRRRARKRLPARVKQALFQPQQPNEVWSLDYMSDSLWDGRTYRLLNVMDDYNREVLAVETDTSLPAPRVIRILEQLKEYRGLPQMIRVDNGPEFISFKLDHWCKENKVTLTFIQPGKPMQNGYVERCNGSIRKELLNAYVFKSLSEVRQKAEEWMMDYNFNRPHKALNYQTPADLL from the coding sequence ATGTACAGGCGCAAGCCAAAGGATGACGATATGATCATAGAGCAACTTACAAAACTGATTGAGCAGCATCCGGCCATCGGATTCTGGATGTGTTATCACCGCTTGCGAAGAATGGGCTTTCCCTGGAATCACAAACGGGTTTACAGAGTCTATACGGCTATGCAGCTCAACATTCGCAGGCGAGCCAGGAAAAGGTTGCCGGCCCGTGTCAAACAAGCGCTGTTTCAACCACAGCAGCCCAATGAAGTCTGGTCACTGGATTACATGAGTGACAGTTTATGGGATGGCCGTACCTACCGGTTGCTGAATGTGATGGATGACTATAATAGGGAGGTGCTGGCCGTGGAAACCGACACTTCTTTACCTGCCCCTAGAGTAATCCGAATCCTGGAACAACTGAAAGAGTACAGAGGCCTGCCACAGATGATACGCGTAGACAACGGCCCGGAATTCATCAGCTTCAAACTCGATCATTGGTGCAAGGAAAATAAAGTGACGTTGACCTTCATTCAGCCCGGCAAACCGATGCAGAATGGGTACGTGGAACGCTGTAACGGCAGCATCCGAAAGGAACTGCTTAATGCTTACGTATTTAAATCATTGTCAGAAGTGCGGCAAAAAGCTGAGGAGTGGATGATGGATTACAACTTTAACCGGCCGCACAAAGCTCTGAATTACCAAACCCCCGCAGATTTGCTATGA
- a CDS encoding transposase, protein MKRSRFTESQIVAILKQHEAGMNAADLCREHGISHATFYKWKARYGGMDASQLKRIRELEEENSKLKRMYAELSLVHHALKDALEKKL, encoded by the coding sequence ATGAAAAGATCAAGGTTTACCGAAAGCCAGATTGTTGCCATCCTGAAGCAGCATGAGGCAGGCATGAACGCTGCCGACCTGTGCCGGGAGCACGGCATCAGCCATGCTACATTTTACAAATGGAAAGCCAGGTATGGCGGGATGGACGCCAGCCAACTGAAGCGCATCCGGGAATTGGAAGAAGAGAACTCGAAGTTGAAGAGAATGTATGCAGAGCTGAGTTTGGTTCACCACGCACTGAAGGATGCGTTAGAAAAAAAGTTATAA